A stretch of Brassica napus cultivar Da-Ae chromosome C6, Da-Ae, whole genome shotgun sequence DNA encodes these proteins:
- the BNAC06G19880D gene encoding uncharacterized protein BNAC06G19880D, giving the protein MSFLYEKSNAWRWLVRKTRDSRPFFFTFATVCGVIPGIIGYGVMQFTNSTNPELEARLRQSARPETTMMGKVNQERLAEYLGELKQKQDTNDRYVAALKGETLTRKPYQRIQPVPKPNDTVTTKPQ; this is encoded by the exons ATGTCGTTTCTGTACGAGAAGAGCAACGCATGGAGATGGCTAGTGAGGAAGACGCGAGATTCAAGACCCTTCTTCTTCACATTCGCTACTGTATGCGGCGTCATCCCCGGAATAATCGGCTACGGGGTTATGCAGTTCACCAATTCCACTAACCCGGAGCTCGAGGCCCGTCTCCGACAATCCGCCCGACCCGAAACCACC ATGATGGGTAAAGTAAACCAAGAGAGGCTAGCTGAGTACCTCGGGGAGTTGAAACAGAAGCAAGATACCAACGACAGATACGTGGCTGCTCTAAAGGGAGAGACTCTTACCAGGAAGCCTTACCAAAGAATTCAACCTGTGCCAAAGCCAAATGACACGGTCACAACCAAACCTCAGTAA
- the LOC106406153 gene encoding E3 ubiquitin-protein ligase RGLG4, which produces MSTGMGSGKGKSRPSPSDPSISVSDKINATREKYALIPDRFSSLDQVSKALREAGLESSNLILGIDFTKSNEWSGKTSFNGKSLHALGATQNPYEKAIFVIGQTLAPFDEDNLIPCFGFGDSTTHDEEVFSFHSDNSPCHGFEEVLSCYRRITPNLILSGPTSYGPLIDAAVDIVEKNNGQFHVLVIVADGQVTRGVDKAEGELSQQERTTIDAIVNASSYALSIVLIGVGDGPWEDMRKFDDKIPKREFDNFQFVNFTEIMKRDSSESAKEAAFALAALMEIPFQYQAATELSLLGKTTGLAKKINPRPPPTPYTPTIRTELPSPASEEHTQSCPICLTSQKDVAFGCGHMTCRDCGSRIANCPICRVLITSRLRLYT; this is translated from the exons atGTCTACGGGTATGGGAAGTGGAAAAGGCAAAAGCCGTCCATCACCGTCCGATCCTTCAATCTCAGTTTCCGACAAGATAAACGCCACCAGGGAGAAGTACGCTCTCATCCCTGACCGCttctcttcccttgaccag GTATCAAAAGCTCTGAGAGAAGCTGGTCTTGAATCATCTAATCTCATTCTTGGAATTGATTTCACTAAGAGCAACGAATGGTCTG GGAAAACATCTTTCAATGGAAAAAGTCTTCATGCTCTCGGAGCAACTCAGAATCCATATGAAAAGGCAATCTTTGTGATCGGCCAAACGTTGGCTCCTTTCGATGAAGACAATCTCATCCCCTGTTTCGGCTTTGGCGACT CAACGACCCATGATGAGGAAGTGTTCAGTTTCCACAGCGACAACTCTCCATGCCATGGCTTTGAAGAGGTCTTATCATGTTACAGAAGAATCACACCTAACTTGATTTTATCAG GGCCAACGTCTTACGGACCACTCATCGATGCTGCGGTCGACATTGTTGAAAAGAACAACGGTCAGTTTCATGTTCTGGTGATTGTCGCTGATGGGCAG GTAACGAGAGGTGTTGATAAGGCCGAGGGAGAACTCAGTCAACAAGAGAGAACAACTATCGACGCCATTGTTAACGCGAG CTCATATGCTTTGTCGATTGTTTTAATCGGTGTTGGAGACGGGCCATGGGAGGACATGAGGAAGTTCGACGACAAGATCCCTAAGCGTGAGTTCGACAACTTTCAG TTTGTGAATTTCACAGAGATCATGAAGAGAGATTCATCAGAGTCAGCCAAAGAAGCCGCATTTGCTCTTGCTGCTCTAATGGAGATTCCCTTTCAGTATCAAGCAGCAACCGAACTCAGCTTACTCGG GAAAACAACGGGCTTAGCTAAGAAAATAAACCCGAGGCCACCACCTACTCCTTACACACCTACTATTCGTACTGAACTACCATCACCTGCATCAGAAGAACATACTCAG AGTTGCCCAATTTGCCTGACTAGCCAGAAAGACGTGGCTTTTGGCTGTGGTCACATG ACGTGTCGAGATTGCGGATCCAGGATAGCAAACTGTCCCATCTGCAGAGTACTGATCACAAGCCGGCTAAGGCTTTACACGTGA
- the LOC125575472 gene encoding probable leucine-rich repeat receptor-like serine/threonine-protein kinase At3g14840: MDALYDLHINCGGDELTISGTKYEADNSDSIYDDSRTTWVSSNTGRFLDVERHLKVPTIWTNTSEPSSLYTDARLSAISLTYYAFCLGEGSYTVNLHFAETVFSGDTITYSSLGRRFFDIYVQGKLEVKDFDIVSEAKGAGRAVVKSFQAMVTNGTLEIRLFWALKLFLFHWWWNLYWHNSRRFVGVSCALHGWHFMVERLLETQESDGERALFGPLETRIQLDWPIRQKICVGIASGLAYLHGESRLKIVQRDIKATNVLLDKELNLKISDFGLAKLDEEENTHMSTQAAGTYGYMVPEYAMRGHLTDKADVYSFGGVVALEIVHGRSSTSAQSVYLLIDWNVKQVDLSRSVSYRSGFVFERVTAGQARTGCGPQNG, translated from the exons atgGATG CTTTGTATGACCTTCATATAAACTGTGGGGGTGATGAACTAACAATCAGCGGGACTAAGTACGAAGCCGATAATTCTGATAGCATCTACGATGACAGTAGAACAACTTGGGTTTCTAGCAACACCGGGCGCTTCTTGGATGTTGAACGTCATCTCAAAGTACCAACCATATGGACTAATACATCAGAGCCTAGTAGTCTTTATACAGATGCCCGTCTCTCGGCCATTTCCCTCACTTACTATGCGTTTTGTCTTGGAGAAGGAAGTTATACCGTTAATCTTCATTTCGCTGAAACTGTGTTCAGTGGTGACACTATAACGTATAGCAGTTTGGGGAGACGATTCTTTGACATTTATGTTCAG GGTAAACTTGAGGTTAAGGATTTTGATATTGTGAGTGAGGCAAAAGGTGCTGGAAGAGCTGTGGTTAAGAGTTTTCAGGCCATGGTTACAAATGGGACGTTGGAGATAAGATTGTTTTGGGCGCTCAAGCTATTCCT ATTTCACTGGTGGTGGAACCTCTATTGGCATAATAGTAGGCGCTTCGTTGGTGTTTCTTGTGCTCTTCATGGTTGGCATTTTATGGTGGAGAGGTTGCTTGAGACCCAAGAGTCAGATGGAGAAAG AGCACTTTTCGGTCCTCTAGAGACTCGAATACAACTAGACTGGCCGATAAGGCAGAAGATTTGCGTTGGAATAGCCAGCGGATTAGCTTACCTCCACGGGGAATCAAGACTCAAGATCGTGCAGAGAGACATCAAAGCCACTAATGTCTTGCTGGACAAGGAACTAAACCTGAAGATTTCGGATTTCGGTCTTGCTAAGCTTGATGAAGAGGAAAACACACACATGAGCACACAAGCCGCAGGAACATA TGGATACATGGTTCcagagtatgcaatgagaggtcaCTTGACAGATAAAGCAGACGTCTACAGCTTCGGCGGCGTCGTGGCTCTTGAAATAGTTCATGGAAGAAGCAGTACGAGCGCACAATCCGTCTACCTCCTAATTGATTG GAATGTCAAACAGGTTGATCTGTCCCGTTCCGTCTCGTACCGCAGCGGGTTCGTCTTCGAGCGGGTCACGGCGGGTCAGGCCCGCACGGGCTGCGGTCCTCAAAATGGCTGA
- the LOC106403804 gene encoding metacaspase-7-like has protein sequence MAKKAVLIGINYPGTKIELKGCVNDVHRMHKCLVDRYGFSEEDITVLIDTDDSYTQPTGKNIRNALSELITPAKSGDVLFVHYSGHGTRVPLEEGEEDETGFDECIVPCDMNPIPDDDFRELVDQVPPGCKITFVSDSCHSGGLIDGAKEHIGESTNKNRNQEPKAYFFELEIWNFFYSVLMKFLALCGIWRSQEEQDKIEITARYEVGKSRYLPMESFINVLKEKTGKDNIEIGKIRPTLFDVFGEDASPKVKKFIKAMLTKLDQSGLVESGREIYRGGSSSGLVPDRGILLSGCQTDETSADVKKSGEAYGAFSNAIQMVLSEGGGEKDKITNRELVLRAREMLKEQGFTQRPGLYCNDRFVDAPFIC, from the exons ATGGCGAAGAAAGCTGTGTTGATCGGGATCAACTATCCAGGAACTAAGATAGAACTAAAAGGCTGCGTCAACGACGTTCACCGGATGCACAAGTGCCTCGTTGACCGGTACGGGTTCTCCGAGGAAGACATCACGGTGCTGATCGACACCGACGATTCTTACACGCAACCCACAGGCAAAAACATCCGTAATGCCTTGTCTGAACTCATAACGCCAGCAAAGTCCGGTGATGTTCTGTTCGTGCATTATAGTGGACACGGTACGAGGGTCCCACTGGAAGAAGGGGAGGAGGATGAAACAGGGTTTGATGAGTGTATTGTTCCTTGCGACATGAATCCAATCCCTG ATGATGATTTCAGGGAGTTAGTGGACCAGGTTCCCCCAGGGTGTAAGATTACGTTCGTATCAGACTCTTGTCACAGTGGTGGACTCATCGATGGAGCCAAGGAACATATTGGAGAGAGCACCAATAAGAACCGAAACCAAGAACCAAAAGCTTACTTTTTCGAACTCGAGATATGGAACTTCTTTTATAGCGTGTTGATGAAGTTTCTTGCGCTTTGTGGGATCTGGAGATCTCAGGAAGAACAAGACAAGATTGAGATCACAGCGAGATACGAAGTTGGCAAATCAAGGTATCTGCCAATGGAGAGCTTCATCAACGTTCTCAAAGAGAAAACTGGCAAAGACAACATCGAGATTGGTAAAATCAGACCGACCCTTTTCGATGTGTTCGGTGAAGATGCGAGTCCCAAGGTGAAGAAGTTCATAAAAGCGATGCTCACCAAGCTAGATCAAAGTGGTTTAGTTGAGAGTGGTCGTGAGATCTATAGAGGAGGATCAAGCAGTGGATTGGTTCCAGACAGAGGGATACTGTTGAGTGGGTGTCAAACGGATGAGACATCAGCAGATGTGAAGAAGAGTGGAGAAGCTTATGGAGCTTTTAGTAACGCGATTCAGATGGTTTTGTCGGAAGGTGGTGGGGAGAAAGATAAGATCACCAATAGGGAACTGGTTTTGAGAGCAAGAGAGATGCTGAAAGAACAAGGGTTTACTCAGAGACCAGGATTGTATTGTAATGACCGTTTTGTGGATGCTCCGTTTATATGCTAA